One window of Pirellulales bacterium genomic DNA carries:
- a CDS encoding SAM-dependent methyltransferase encodes MKSNQASRTAEYMALFRALESGRAPQDRLFDDPFACEFLSPNLRRVVSAARLPVFGSWIPWLIDGRWPGARTSAVARTRFIDDRLIAALDEGMSQVVILGAGFDCRAYRLPQLSRTRVFEVDHPATQRAKRACLGRCFDALPGHVRFVAVDFNSQGLDVRLAEEGVSADTPTFWIWEGVTNYLSGEAVSATLDSMRTSAPRSRLVFTYVHRGALDGVAEFPGKAALQKTLAQAGEVWTFGLDPAELPEYLASRGFHLLEDVGSVDYRALYLPAVPRLLRGYEFYRIAVAETRSA; translated from the coding sequence ATGAAGTCCAACCAGGCGAGCAGGACAGCCGAATACATGGCGCTGTTTCGCGCCTTGGAGTCGGGCCGCGCACCGCAGGACCGGCTATTCGATGATCCGTTCGCCTGTGAGTTTCTCAGCCCGAATTTGCGGCGCGTCGTGAGCGCCGCGCGGCTGCCCGTGTTCGGCTCGTGGATTCCATGGCTGATCGATGGGCGCTGGCCAGGCGCGCGAACCTCGGCCGTCGCCCGGACACGCTTCATCGACGATCGCTTGATCGCAGCACTCGATGAGGGCATGAGTCAGGTGGTCATCCTGGGGGCGGGTTTCGATTGCCGCGCGTACCGCTTGCCACAACTTTCTCGAACCCGGGTGTTTGAAGTCGATCATCCGGCGACGCAGCGTGCCAAGCGCGCGTGCCTCGGGCGATGCTTCGATGCGTTGCCCGGTCACGTGCGCTTCGTCGCCGTCGATTTCAACTCGCAAGGCTTGGACGTTCGCCTTGCCGAGGAGGGAGTTTCTGCCGATACCCCTACGTTTTGGATTTGGGAAGGCGTCACGAATTATCTCTCCGGCGAGGCCGTCAGCGCCACGCTCGATTCCATGCGCACGTCGGCGCCGCGGAGCCGCCTGGTTTTCACGTACGTGCATCGCGGCGCTCTGGACGGCGTCGCCGAGTTTCCTGGAAAGGCCGCTTTGCAGAAGACCCTGGCGCAAGCCGGCGAAGTGTGGACCTTCGGTCTCGATCCGGCCGAGTTGCCCGAGTACCTGGCGTCGCGAGGTTTTCATTTGCTCGAAGACGTTGGCTCGGTCGACTATCGCGCCCTCTACTTGCCAGCCGTACCCCGGCTGCTGCGCGGTTACGAGTTCTACCGCATCGCGGTCGCGGAGACGCGCTCTGCTTGA
- a CDS encoding thioredoxin domain-containing protein — protein sequence MSFRIAAVVTLVCLAPIAAKADEILNIGDPAPALKVSGWVKGDKIERFEPKKIYVVEFWATWCGPCRASIPHLTELAHKFKEQGVQFVGVDVFEHDVQLVEPFVTEMGDKMDYSVALDSVPADSEPKDGAMAKAWMDAADEHGIPTAFVVHDGTIAWIGHPLRLDEPLAKILADDWDAGEMAKKRLVDKAQERAVRLVRQKIYGPYRAHDYQGTLAAIEEVTKESPEQTDRYESLKFICLANSHNVEAALTLGHALLEKYDDQADNLNNIAWEVIDPNLKRDPDPRVAQLALKAAQRAVQLTESGNHYYLDTLAEAQFRTGDASAAIATEEKAIALLKADKDGGSPANAKELEQHLERYRRGTKDAAGG from the coding sequence ATGTCATTTCGAATCGCCGCCGTTGTGACTCTCGTATGCCTCGCTCCTATTGCTGCCAAAGCCGACGAAATCCTCAACATCGGCGATCCGGCGCCCGCCCTAAAAGTGTCGGGCTGGGTCAAAGGGGACAAAATCGAACGCTTCGAGCCCAAGAAGATCTACGTCGTCGAATTCTGGGCAACCTGGTGCGGACCCTGCCGCGCCAGCATTCCCCATCTGACGGAACTCGCGCACAAGTTCAAGGAGCAAGGCGTGCAGTTCGTGGGCGTTGACGTCTTCGAGCATGACGTGCAACTGGTCGAACCGTTCGTCACCGAGATGGGCGACAAGATGGACTATAGCGTGGCCCTGGACAGCGTCCCTGCGGACAGCGAACCCAAAGACGGCGCCATGGCCAAGGCATGGATGGACGCGGCTGACGAGCATGGTATCCCCACGGCCTTCGTGGTTCACGATGGCACGATCGCCTGGATCGGCCACCCTCTCAGGCTTGACGAACCGCTGGCTAAAATTCTTGCCGACGACTGGGACGCCGGTGAGATGGCCAAAAAGCGGCTCGTCGATAAAGCCCAGGAGCGCGCGGTCCGGCTCGTGCGCCAAAAGATTTACGGACCGTACCGCGCGCACGACTATCAGGGCACGCTCGCGGCCATCGAGGAGGTGACCAAGGAGAGCCCGGAGCAAACCGATCGCTACGAATCGCTGAAATTCATCTGCCTCGCCAACAGCCACAACGTCGAGGCGGCCCTGACGCTCGGCCACGCGCTACTCGAAAAGTACGATGACCAGGCCGACAACCTGAATAACATCGCCTGGGAAGTGATCGATCCGAACTTAAAGCGGGATCCCGATCCGCGAGTCGCACAACTGGCGCTGAAGGCGGCTCAGCGCGCGGTTCAATTGACCGAAAGCGGCAACCACTATTACCTCGACACCTTGGCCGAAGCCCAGTTCCGCACGGGCGACGCGAGCGCGGCCATCGCGACCGAGGAGAAGGCCATCGCGCTGCTCAAAGCCGACAAAGATGGCGGTTCGCCGGCGAACGCCAAAGAACTCGAGCAGCACCTCGAGCGCTACCGCCGCGGCACGAAAGACGCGGCCGGCGGGTAA
- a CDS encoding glycosyltransferase family 4 protein, with translation MKIVYLAAGAGGMYCGSCLHDNTLAAALMRLGEDVLLVPTYTPIRTDEPDVSQKRVMFGGISVYLQQKWALFRRTPWLLDKLWDRPRLIDWLAKRNISTAAEELGDITVSMLRGEEGNQRKEVEKIVYWLEHDVRPDIVHLSNSMLVGMAREIRRRLNVPIVCTLSGEDIFLEKLSAPWYQKARDALRERVQDVTAFVALNRYYADFMVDYAGIEREKIHIIPHGLNLTGHGTRSRAENQREFRIGYFARICEDKGLHHLVDAFALLAQDGDLPPVVLRAAGYMGQADRPYLERLQARLRAANLHDRFEYVGELDRAGKIDFLSSLDVMSVPTVYHESKGLSILEAWANAVPVVLPAHGTFPELIEDTGGGILHEPENPRALATALRQMILDPAAAARQGLAAQQAIRDRYTDDVMARRTLDLYRSLVRTSVPERAMLT, from the coding sequence ATGAAAATCGTCTATCTAGCCGCCGGGGCGGGAGGCATGTATTGCGGCAGTTGCCTGCACGACAATACCCTGGCCGCGGCGCTGATGCGGCTGGGCGAAGATGTTTTGCTCGTGCCCACCTACACGCCCATCAGGACCGACGAGCCGGACGTCAGCCAGAAGCGCGTCATGTTCGGCGGCATCAGCGTGTACTTGCAGCAGAAATGGGCGCTGTTCCGGCGCACTCCTTGGTTGCTCGACAAGCTGTGGGACCGCCCGCGGTTGATTGATTGGCTTGCCAAGCGCAACATCAGCACCGCCGCTGAAGAACTGGGAGATATAACCGTCTCGATGTTGCGCGGCGAGGAGGGAAACCAGCGCAAAGAAGTCGAGAAGATCGTTTACTGGCTCGAACATGACGTGCGGCCCGACATCGTTCACCTCTCGAACTCGATGCTGGTCGGCATGGCCCGCGAGATTCGCCGCCGGTTGAACGTGCCGATCGTCTGCACGCTATCGGGCGAGGACATTTTTCTCGAAAAGCTATCGGCCCCCTGGTATCAAAAAGCGCGGGATGCGCTGCGCGAGCGCGTGCAGGACGTAACGGCCTTCGTCGCGCTCAACCGATACTATGCCGACTTCATGGTCGACTACGCGGGAATCGAGCGCGAGAAGATCCACATCATCCCACACGGATTGAATCTCACCGGACACGGCACACGGTCCCGCGCGGAAAATCAGCGCGAATTTCGTATCGGATACTTCGCGCGGATTTGCGAGGACAAGGGACTGCATCATTTGGTCGATGCGTTCGCACTCTTGGCGCAAGACGGCGATCTGCCGCCCGTTGTCCTGCGCGCGGCGGGCTATATGGGCCAGGCCGATCGGCCGTACCTGGAACGCTTGCAGGCCAGATTGCGGGCCGCCAACTTGCACGACCGCTTTGAATATGTTGGCGAGCTCGATCGCGCGGGCAAGATCGATTTTCTCTCGTCGCTGGACGTAATGAGCGTGCCCACGGTCTATCACGAGAGCAAGGGCCTGAGCATTCTCGAAGCCTGGGCCAACGCCGTGCCGGTCGTCCTGCCCGCGCATGGTACTTTCCCGGAGTTGATCGAGGACACAGGCGGCGGCATTCTGCACGAGCCCGAAAACCCGCGAGCCTTGGCCACGGCGCTGCGGCAGATGATCCTCGATCCGGCGGCGGCGGCGCGCCAGGGGCTTGCGGCGCAGCAGGCGATTCGCGATCGTTATACCGACGACGTGATGGCCCGCCGCACCCTGGATTTATACCGCAGCCTGGTGCGCACTTCCGTACCCGAAAGGGCAATGCTGACGTGA
- a CDS encoding coproporphyrinogen-III oxidase family protein, whose amino-acid sequence MSTETVKTEVGSYFIANYPPFSQWTTDGLADVRRALESPPADVPLGLYLHIPFCRKRCKFCYFRVYTDKNAEGVERYVAALAREIELVSRLPVMGGRPFRFVYFGGGTPSFLSARQLTSLVDRLRANINWDHAEEVTFECEPGTLSQPKLATLKELGVTRLSLGIENFSDAVLEENGRAHLSGEVYKAWDWITALGFPNTNIDLIAGMVGETEANWRDCVRRTIDLGPDSVTIYQMELPFNTVYSQDILGNKIETPVADWPTKRAWVDYAFDELSAAGYSVSSAYTMVRDTSKVNFSYRDNLWRGSDLLATGVASFGHASGVHYQNLPDWDGYLSTLERGELPLSRGLKPSRHQLLVRELILQLKTGKINADYFRKKFGVDVLADWRHVWQHYQDEGWLSVDGDRVTLSREGLLRVDSLLPPFFEPEHQGVRYT is encoded by the coding sequence ATGTCTACCGAAACGGTCAAAACCGAAGTCGGCAGTTACTTCATCGCCAACTATCCGCCTTTTTCGCAGTGGACGACCGACGGGCTGGCCGACGTCCGGCGCGCACTCGAAAGCCCGCCGGCTGACGTGCCGCTGGGCTTGTACTTGCACATCCCGTTCTGCCGCAAGCGCTGCAAGTTCTGCTACTTCCGCGTCTACACGGACAAGAACGCCGAAGGTGTCGAGCGGTACGTGGCGGCGCTCGCGCGTGAGATCGAGCTCGTGAGCCGGCTGCCGGTCATGGGGGGGCGGCCGTTCCGCTTTGTTTATTTCGGCGGCGGCACCCCATCATTCCTAAGTGCTCGGCAGTTGACCTCGCTCGTGGACCGGTTGCGCGCGAACATCAATTGGGATCATGCCGAGGAAGTCACCTTCGAGTGCGAGCCGGGCACGCTGTCGCAGCCGAAGCTGGCCACGCTCAAGGAGCTGGGGGTCACGCGGCTCAGCCTGGGCATCGAGAATTTCAGCGACGCCGTGCTGGAAGAAAACGGCCGCGCCCACCTGTCGGGCGAGGTCTACAAAGCGTGGGACTGGATCACGGCCCTCGGCTTTCCGAACACGAACATTGATCTGATCGCCGGCATGGTCGGCGAGACCGAGGCCAACTGGCGAGACTGCGTCCGCCGCACCATCGACCTGGGGCCCGACAGCGTCACGATCTATCAGATGGAGTTGCCCTTCAACACCGTCTACTCGCAGGACATCCTGGGCAACAAGATCGAGACACCGGTGGCCGACTGGCCGACGAAACGCGCGTGGGTCGATTATGCGTTCGACGAGCTGTCGGCGGCCGGCTACTCGGTATCAAGCGCCTACACGATGGTGCGCGACACGTCGAAAGTGAATTTCAGCTATCGCGACAATCTGTGGCGCGGCAGCGATCTGCTCGCGACGGGCGTGGCCAGCTTTGGGCACGCTTCGGGCGTTCATTATCAGAACCTGCCTGACTGGGATGGCTACTTGAGCACGCTCGAACGGGGCGAGCTGCCGCTATCGCGAGGGCTAAAACCCAGCCGGCATCAGCTGCTGGTGCGCGAGTTGATCCTGCAGCTGAAGACGGGCAAGATCAACGCGGATTACTTCCGCAAGAAGTTCGGCGTCGACGTGCTGGCCGATTGGCGGCACGTCTGGCAGCATTATCAGGACGAAGGCTGGCTGTCCGTGGACGGCGATCGCGTGACTCTGTCGCGCGAGGGGCTACTGCGAGTCGACTCTTTGTTGCCGCCGTTTTTCGAGCCGGAACACCAAGGGGTCAGATACACGTAG
- a CDS encoding ABC transporter ATP-binding protein: MPDLIVQDLVRSFPTRGEPLVVLRGCSLELNGGDSAVIVGPSGSGKSTFLYIVGTLDRPTGGTVTLAGENPFALDEPRLAAFRNERIGFVFQDHHLLPQCTVLENVLVPALATGGVSPELTERARELLARVGLGNRLEHRPAELSGGERQRTAVARALLRRPRLVLADEPTGNLDRTTAAAIGDLLLEMQAQEGTMLIVVTHSVELARRFERKYELDDGRLKSIEL, translated from the coding sequence ATGCCCGACTTGATCGTTCAAGACCTGGTTCGTTCCTTTCCGACGCGCGGCGAGCCACTGGTCGTGCTGCGGGGCTGTTCCTTGGAACTCAACGGCGGTGACAGCGCAGTGATCGTCGGGCCGAGCGGATCAGGCAAGAGCACGTTTCTGTACATTGTCGGCACGCTCGATCGCCCGACCGGTGGAACGGTCACGCTGGCCGGCGAAAATCCTTTCGCGCTCGACGAGCCCCGCCTGGCGGCCTTTCGTAACGAGCGCATCGGCTTTGTTTTTCAAGATCATCATCTCTTGCCGCAGTGTACGGTGCTGGAAAACGTGCTGGTGCCGGCGCTGGCCACGGGAGGTGTTTCGCCCGAACTGACCGAGCGGGCCCGTGAGCTACTCGCGCGCGTGGGCCTGGGCAACCGGCTGGAACATCGGCCCGCCGAGCTATCGGGAGGAGAGCGTCAGCGCACGGCCGTGGCCCGGGCGCTTTTGCGCCGTCCGCGATTGGTGCTGGCCGACGAGCCGACCGGAAACCTTGACCGCACCACGGCGGCGGCGATCGGCGACCTGCTGTTGGAAATGCAAGCCCAAGAGGGGACGATGTTGATCGTCGTCACCCACAGCGTGGAACTGGCGCGGCGTTTTGAGCGGAAATACGAGCTCGACGACGGGCGACTGAAGTCGATCGAATTGTAA
- a CDS encoding DUF420 domain-containing protein, protein MEHLRFDGFLGTRASLMLDVVFLAMFAVLVILAASIYLVRYRRHYVWHKRIQLLLGIVLLVTVALFEADMRINGWMDRAAASKFYGPMQSPPWLLSTVYLKLLHRPEVPGLVFTSLAVHLFFAVTTALLWIGVIVQALRRFPKPPAPNDYSPQHKFWAWLAAIDMGFTALTGWIFYVLAFVA, encoded by the coding sequence ATGGAACACCTCCGTTTCGACGGCTTCTTGGGGACCCGTGCGTCGCTGATGCTCGACGTGGTGTTTCTGGCCATGTTTGCCGTGCTGGTCATCCTGGCGGCCAGCATCTACCTGGTTCGTTACCGCCGTCATTATGTCTGGCACAAGCGCATCCAACTGCTCCTGGGCATCGTGTTACTGGTCACGGTCGCGCTGTTCGAGGCCGACATGCGCATCAACGGCTGGATGGACCGTGCCGCGGCGTCGAAGTTCTACGGACCAATGCAGTCGCCGCCGTGGCTGCTGTCGACCGTGTATTTGAAGTTGCTGCACAGACCCGAAGTGCCGGGCCTGGTCTTCACGTCACTCGCGGTCCACTTGTTTTTCGCCGTGACCACGGCGCTGTTGTGGATTGGCGTGATCGTGCAGGCGCTGCGGCGCTTTCCCAAGCCCCCCGCGCCCAACGATTACAGCCCCCAGCACAAGTTCTGGGCCTGGCTGGCGGCCATCGACATGGGCTTCACGGCGCTTACGGGCTGGATTTTCTACGTGCTGGCGTTCGTGGCGTAG
- a CDS encoding GNAT family N-acetyltransferase, producing MRREVTTYYLEITDRAALRPARHPTVPIDIRQAERPLPELNRFLYVAVGRDYFWRERLKWSRERWLAYMGRPELETWVLYVAGTPAGYYEQDLQPEGNAEIVNFGMLPDFVAQGIGGHLLVHAVERGWQRGAKRVWLHTCTLDHPRALAHYQARGFRLYDQKTIERDVDDGPQSWPEI from the coding sequence ATGCGCAGAGAAGTCACGACCTACTACCTGGAAATCACGGATCGCGCGGCGCTACGGCCGGCGCGCCATCCCACCGTGCCGATCGACATTCGCCAGGCCGAACGGCCGCTGCCGGAACTGAACCGGTTTCTGTACGTCGCCGTGGGACGCGATTATTTTTGGCGCGAGCGGCTCAAATGGTCGCGCGAGCGGTGGCTCGCCTACATGGGACGCCCCGAGCTCGAAACCTGGGTCCTGTACGTCGCGGGCACGCCGGCCGGCTACTACGAGCAAGATCTCCAGCCCGAGGGCAACGCCGAGATCGTGAATTTCGGCATGCTGCCCGACTTCGTCGCGCAGGGGATCGGTGGGCATCTGCTCGTACACGCGGTCGAGCGCGGCTGGCAGCGCGGCGCAAAGCGCGTCTGGCTGCACACCTGCACGCTCGATCATCCTCGGGCCCTCGCCCATTACCAGGCGCGCGGCTTCCGCCTGTACGACCAGAAGACGATCGAGCGTGACGTCGACGACGGTCCGCAGTCTTGGCCCGAGATCTGA
- a CDS encoding thioesterase family protein, with translation MSRSTKRPPAGPLTYQTSRRVEFRDTDAAGIMHFSAFFNYMEQVEHEFLRHLGLSVITHDEEGTISWPRVSASCDYRGAVQFEDVLDVEVQVVRQGEKSMTYGFVFSHDKRPVAQGQLTTVCCRLDAKAPPRSIPIPDWILAKLAGGTRRKRRG, from the coding sequence GTGAGCCGATCGACGAAACGCCCGCCCGCCGGACCGCTGACCTATCAAACTTCGCGGCGCGTCGAATTCCGCGATACCGACGCCGCGGGCATCATGCACTTCTCGGCCTTCTTCAATTACATGGAGCAGGTCGAGCACGAATTTCTGCGCCACCTAGGTCTGAGCGTCATCACGCACGACGAAGAGGGCACCATCAGTTGGCCGCGCGTCAGCGCCAGTTGCGACTATCGTGGCGCCGTGCAATTCGAGGACGTGCTGGACGTCGAAGTGCAGGTCGTGCGCCAGGGCGAGAAGAGTATGACCTACGGATTCGTCTTTTCTCACGACAAACGCCCCGTCGCCCAGGGCCAACTCACCACGGTCTGCTGCCGATTGGACGCCAAGGCGCCGCCGCGGTCGATTCCGATTCCGGATTGGATCCTGGCGAAGTTGGCCGGCGGCACGCGGCGCAAGCGCCGCGGCTAA
- a CDS encoding D-cysteine desulfhydrase has product MDLSKIPRVSLAHLPTPFASLPRLSAHLGGPAIYIKRDDETGLATGGNKARKLEFLVADALAQGCDTLVTTGGPQSNHARQTAAAAARLGLKCQLLLPRLVAGRSPAYEESGNVLLDRLFGADVQFLAKEDFKPETFDAALERLRAAGRKPYFIPIGGSTALGALGYMAAVPELFTQAHASDCNPTAIVVASGSGGTHAGIVAGLIADGHAVPVTGISVSGAAAERTPLVTRLAVDALGLAGHALDPAAVAARVRILDQYIGAGYGQPTPGMIEAVRLVAELEGILLDPVYTGKAMAGLIDLVRKGGFTSRDTVVFWHTGGSAGLFAYPELFTS; this is encoded by the coding sequence ATGGACCTGTCGAAAATTCCACGCGTCTCGTTGGCACACTTGCCGACGCCGTTTGCGTCCTTGCCGCGACTTTCGGCGCACCTGGGCGGACCGGCTATCTACATCAAGCGCGATGATGAAACTGGGCTGGCCACCGGCGGCAACAAAGCGCGGAAGCTCGAATTCCTCGTCGCGGACGCCCTGGCCCAGGGCTGCGACACGCTGGTGACCACCGGTGGCCCCCAATCGAACCATGCGCGCCAAACGGCCGCGGCCGCGGCCCGCCTTGGGCTGAAATGCCAGTTGCTGTTGCCGCGGCTCGTCGCCGGACGTTCGCCCGCCTATGAAGAGTCGGGCAACGTGCTGCTTGATCGACTGTTCGGCGCCGACGTGCAGTTTCTCGCCAAAGAGGATTTTAAGCCCGAGACGTTTGACGCCGCGCTCGAGCGCCTGCGTGCCGCGGGCCGAAAGCCGTATTTCATCCCCATCGGCGGATCGACCGCGCTCGGAGCCCTTGGCTACATGGCGGCGGTGCCTGAACTCTTCACCCAGGCGCACGCTTCCGACTGCAACCCCACGGCGATCGTCGTCGCCAGCGGCAGCGGTGGCACGCACGCGGGCATCGTCGCCGGTTTGATCGCGGACGGCCATGCGGTTCCGGTCACCGGGATCTCGGTCTCGGGCGCGGCGGCTGAGCGTACACCGCTCGTGACGCGACTGGCCGTTGACGCACTTGGCTTGGCGGGTCACGCCCTCGATCCGGCGGCGGTTGCGGCGCGCGTTCGTATTCTCGACCAGTACATCGGCGCCGGCTACGGGCAGCCGACACCCGGTATGATCGAAGCCGTACGCCTCGTTGCCGAGTTGGAAGGTATCCTGCTCGACCCTGTCTACACGGGCAAGGCGATGGCGGGTTTGATCGACCTGGTGCGGAAAGGCGGTTTTACTTCGCGCGATACCGTTGTCTTCTGGCACACCGGCGGCTCGGCGGGACTATTCGCGTATCCGGAACTCTTCACTTCGTAG
- a CDS encoding amidohydrolase family protein, which yields MQRTLGKRLVVSVYVLAIGVFLAASQRTTAADIKQTPLYTRIKATIDAVPAIDTHDHLRPFDQLPNKDETDRGPGMTLHSIFAGGYYPGINRLSPWPAGKSFDAWWKVAKHDFDDARATSFYRYLLPGFRDLYGVDFDTITDEQARALNDKIFANYQNDAWLLDVITRRANIELMFIDPYWNRLQFARAYKFSVPVLNVSMMIGGTHPSRFTSANDSPYAFAEKQGKKVASLDDYLATIEEIFQQAVAADTACLKSTQAYQRTLRYEDVPKERAAKAFGRKADELTDAEFKDFEDFMFWQIVKLSAKYDLPFQIHTGQARIQGSNPMLLVDLIQANPQTKFILFHGGYPWVGETAVIGMKYRNVWIDSCWLPTLSYTMGKRAYQEWLEAMPSDRIMWGADTAQAEGIYAATEFTRQCLAEALAEKVERGELREEHAARIGRQVMRDNALKLFPKLRRQLWRSTD from the coding sequence ATGCAGCGCACCCTCGGTAAGCGGCTTGTTGTCAGCGTCTACGTTCTGGCCATAGGCGTGTTCCTGGCCGCGTCACAACGGACGACGGCCGCGGACATCAAACAAACGCCCCTGTATACGCGGATCAAGGCCACGATCGACGCGGTCCCGGCGATCGACACGCACGACCACCTGCGCCCCTTCGATCAGTTGCCGAATAAAGACGAGACCGACCGCGGACCGGGCATGACGCTGCACAGCATTTTTGCCGGGGGTTACTACCCTGGCATCAATCGGCTCTCTCCCTGGCCGGCCGGAAAATCGTTCGACGCCTGGTGGAAGGTCGCGAAGCATGATTTCGACGACGCCCGCGCGACCAGCTTTTATCGCTATCTGCTGCCAGGCTTTCGTGACCTCTACGGTGTGGACTTCGACACAATTACCGACGAGCAGGCGCGCGCGTTGAACGACAAGATCTTCGCCAATTACCAGAACGACGCCTGGCTGCTGGACGTCATCACGCGTCGCGCCAATATCGAGCTGATGTTCATCGACCCCTATTGGAACCGCCTGCAATTCGCCCGGGCGTACAAGTTCTCGGTGCCCGTTTTGAACGTATCGATGATGATCGGCGGAACGCACCCCAGCCGATTCACGAGTGCCAACGACAGCCCTTACGCGTTCGCGGAGAAGCAAGGCAAAAAGGTCGCGTCGCTGGATGATTATTTGGCAACGATCGAAGAGATTTTTCAACAGGCCGTGGCGGCCGATACGGCTTGCCTGAAATCCACGCAGGCCTACCAGCGGACGCTGCGCTACGAGGATGTGCCCAAGGAGCGCGCGGCGAAGGCCTTTGGCCGCAAGGCCGACGAACTGACGGACGCCGAATTCAAGGACTTCGAGGATTTCATGTTCTGGCAGATCGTCAAGCTCAGCGCCAAGTACGACCTGCCGTTTCAGATTCACACCGGGCAAGCGCGCATCCAGGGCTCGAACCCGATGCTGCTCGTGGACCTGATCCAGGCCAACCCACAAACCAAGTTCATCCTCTTTCACGGGGGCTATCCGTGGGTCGGCGAGACAGCCGTCATCGGCATGAAGTATCGCAACGTGTGGATCGATTCGTGTTGGCTGCCGACGCTCAGCTATACGATGGGCAAGCGCGCCTATCAGGAATGGCTCGAGGCCATGCCGTCGGATCGGATCATGTGGGGCGCCGACACCGCGCAGGCCGAGGGGATCTACGCCGCGACCGAATTCACGCGACAGTGCCTGGCCGAAGCGCTCGCTGAAAAAGTCGAACGCGGCGAGCTGCGCGAAGAACACGCCGCGCGCATCGGCCGACAGGTGATGCGCGACAATGCGCTTAAGCTTTTTCCGAAATTGCGCCGGCAATTATGGCGATCGACCGATTGA
- a CDS encoding diphosphate--fructose-6-phosphate 1-phosphotransferase → MTRPRNMVIAQSGGPSPVINNSLRGIIETARELDEVVTVYGGRHGIEGVLKEELLDLSAQQPEEVALLRCTPAAGSIGTCRYKLREHQKEDFDRVIDVFRAHNVGYFLYIGGNDSMDTANKIAALARERGLDLVAVGVPKTIDNDVGDSAFKLIDHTPGYGSVAKYWMHAVQNANEENAGSCPADPVLVMQAMGRKIGFIPAAARLADPAREMPLLIYLAESPCSLAQLADQVNDRLKKHGRCLVVVSEGFDVGELGAVKDSFGHVMFSSSQTTVAQTVVNYLNRAGLAAKGAARGNVSGTDQRHSMAYASTVDLEEAYRSGQMAALLAARGESGYMSTILREAGDIYSARYDKVPLAEVANSERAFPTRWITPDGCDVTDDFIKYAQPLVGEDMVSLPMIGGRQRLTRFSPIYADQKLPQYTPEADRK, encoded by the coding sequence ATGACGCGCCCTCGCAATATGGTCATCGCCCAGAGCGGTGGCCCTAGCCCGGTCATCAACAACAGCCTCCGCGGCATCATCGAGACGGCCCGCGAGCTCGACGAAGTGGTCACGGTCTACGGCGGCCGGCACGGCATCGAAGGGGTACTGAAAGAAGAGCTGCTCGACCTGTCGGCGCAACAGCCCGAGGAAGTGGCTTTGCTGCGTTGCACACCGGCGGCCGGTTCGATCGGCACGTGCCGCTATAAGCTGCGCGAGCATCAAAAGGAGGATTTCGACCGCGTGATCGACGTCTTCCGCGCGCACAACGTCGGCTATTTCTTGTACATCGGCGGCAACGACTCGATGGACACCGCCAACAAGATCGCCGCCCTGGCGCGTGAACGTGGGCTGGACCTGGTGGCGGTCGGCGTTCCCAAGACGATCGACAACGACGTCGGCGACAGCGCGTTCAAGCTGATCGACCACACGCCGGGCTATGGCTCGGTGGCGAAATACTGGATGCACGCCGTCCAGAACGCCAACGAAGAGAACGCCGGCTCCTGCCCGGCCGATCCGGTGCTCGTGATGCAGGCCATGGGACGCAAAATCGGGTTCATCCCGGCGGCGGCTCGGCTGGCGGATCCGGCGCGCGAGATGCCGCTTTTGATCTATCTGGCCGAAAGCCCCTGCTCGCTTGCGCAACTGGCCGACCAGGTGAACGACCGGCTGAAAAAGCACGGCCGCTGCCTGGTCGTGGTGAGCGAAGGGTTCGACGTCGGCGAGCTGGGCGCGGTGAAAGATTCCTTCGGGCACGTCATGTTCAGTTCGAGCCAGACGACCGTCGCGCAGACCGTCGTGAATTATTTGAATCGCGCGGGGCTGGCCGCGAAGGGAGCGGCACGCGGCAACGTGTCGGGCACCGATCAGCGACACTCGATGGCTTACGCCTCGACGGTCGACCTTGAGGAGGCGTACCGCAGCGGGCAGATGGCGGCTTTACTGGCCGCGCGCGGTGAAAGCGGCTACATGTCGACCATCCTGCGCGAGGCAGGCGACATCTATTCGGCGCGTTACGACAAGGTGCCGCTGGCCGAAGTGGCCAACAGCGAGCGTGCGTTCCCCACCAGGTGGATCACGCCCGACGGCTGCGACGTGACCGACGATTTTATCAAGTACGCGCAGCCGCTGGTCGGCGAGGACATGGTGAGCCTGCCGATGATCGGGGGGCGTCAGCGTTTGACGCGATTCTCGCCGATTTACGCCGATCAGAAGTTACCCCAGTACACGCCCGAGGCAGATCGAAAGTGA